A genomic window from Chrysoperla carnea chromosome 3, inChrCarn1.1, whole genome shotgun sequence includes:
- the LOC123296208 gene encoding sphingomyelin phosphodiesterase 4 gives MHYNIDSYNVIDQTSESPVTVKFYQTLAAPLQQRCGDLTVIFDRASSKELQNLFPVLIENILGTNGSIGWGLRTITSESNSRDFSILHHFLGPFGPLFRLIYKLLGDHYVRYEYPVSQLPVKIRNNLENGHVSPFYSDLVCYDLQTKQIVCLQLNPFDYYMFQFAWHLISPWQQRNSIASHWGLWNTIYYVLSCDYLFHFLPTDPYNPVPLPHVSPQFTGKNPLVSHLQVQNKNVRASKLFRSQVLQQASLDMNMSQTHQQHPRSEIWRSETIIQIFNDIWLTNDHFNNPSDIPYLKHTQITGIRGVRDVPLNGYLSHGSMLIYELPSSEYIRIIRVGIKQLHAFVDSGKNDITPIGEWKKLVMPMVQRKMYIFLRHLIHRWPLDGSFRLLLELWLSFIQPWRYTANYLDKDSKPRNEDEDINFTTHEIDRKYLCFIADNLLAYTIIFQQLLPRFLRIDLTSPKNAILMYRVTKVFAQPNLVAMLKEVESCVDNRNHSPSHSYSGMWSSLPPLSPTSNWSTNTPATHNSSMKDIYNTPTTSMENNNSRMETTSFFNTTPKSGKWSNIVRQHIFDLEGPEFFYKPMFTDSPAPEVVQLLTILKQSIISVKQYLATREENIKQKQKGFTGFFKSLFITPNDDNGDEFSLEERKKVPEYLELAQEYLTNIFDLHQPQQNVSTFTESNMSLNNNSACTIENGGGNIYKQLNTLLTPVNVRKRTATIRYSGDPDLMPVSSNECGILVNICNTISKKINETYGEMIAMAYHRRDLYGTIARQLIEPPRLIYSYEKTIHGCVSPRVQKLLPPRISLRYFASHKFIYCFIIGIIIGRIFGYDTFFTIILGSILIAAVIFIKGVFEYEFRGSHSATHRNLSADLSF, from the exons atgcattacAATATAGACAGTTACAATGTTATAGACCAAACTTCTGAAAGTCCAGTAACg gtaaaattttatcaaactttagCAGCACCGTTACAGCAACGATGTGGAGATCTAACCGTAATATTCGATCGTGCAAGTTcaaaagaattacaaaatttatttccagtATTAATTGAGAACATTCTGGGTACAAATGGTTCAATAGGATGGGGTTTACGTACAATTACATCTGAATCGAATAGTCGTGATTTTAGTATATTGCATCATTTTTTAGGTCCATTTGGACCGTTGTTTCgtttgatttataaattattgggTGATCATTATGTACGATATGAATATCCGGTATCACAATTACCA gtcaaaatacgtaataatttggaaaatggACATGTATCTCCATTTTACAGCGATCTTGTTTGTTACGATTTACAGACGAAACAAATTGTTTGTCTTCAATTAA atcCTTTTGATTATTACATGTTTCAATTTGCATGGCATCTAATTTCACCCTGGCAACAGCGAAATTCAATTGCCAGTCATTGGGGCTTATGGAATACCATTTATTACGTGTTGAGTTGcgattatttgtttcattttcttcCAACCGATCCCTATAATCCAGTTCCATTACCACACGTTTCGCCACAATTTACAGGAAAAAATCCGCTTGTTTCACATCTTCAAGTACAAAACAA GAATGTTAGAGCATCAAAATTATTCAGATCGCAAGTTTTACAACAAGCTTCGTTGGATATGAATATGAGTCAAACACATCAACAACATCCTCGTAGTGAAATATGGCGAAGTGAGAccataattcaaatttttaacgatATATGGCTAACAAATGATCATTTCAATAATCCAAGTGATATACCATACTTAAAGCATACTCAG ataACTGGAATTCGAGGTGTCCGTGATGTACCGTTAAATGGATACTTATCACACGGGTCCATGCTC ATTTACGAATTACCGTCATCTGAATATATTCGTATTATTCGAGTGGGTATCAAACAGCTACATGCGTTTGTTGATAGTGGAAAAAACGATATTACACCGATTGGAGAATGGAAAAAATTAGTAATGCCAATGGTTCAAcgaaaaatgtacatatttttaaggcATTTAATACATCGCTGGCCTTTAGATGGATCATTTCGTTTACTTTTAGAGTTATGGCTAAGTTTTATACAACCCTGGAGATATACAGCAAATTATCTAGATAAAGACAG taAACCGCGCAACGAAGATGAAGATATAAATTTCACAACTCATGAAATTGATCGTAAATATCTATGCTTTATCGCAGATAATTTACTGGCATATACGATTATATTTCAACAGCTATTACCACGCTTTTTGAGAATTGACTTAACCAGCCCAAAAAATGCTATTTTAATGTATCGAGTCACGaag GTCTTTGCTCAACCGAATTTGGTAGCAATGTTAAAAGAAGTTGAAAGTTGTGTTGATAATCGTAATCATTCACCCTCACATTCGTACAGCGGTATGTGGTCCTCTTTGCCACCGCTTTCACCAACAAGTAATTGGTCGACGAATACACCAGCAACGCACAATTCTAGTATGAAAGACATTTACAATACACCAACAACATcaatggaaaataataattcacgAATGGAAACTACGTCATTCTTTAATACAACACCAAAAAGTGGTAAATGGTCAAATATCGTACGTCAACATATATTCGATTTAGAAGGACCCGAATTCTTTTATAAACCAATGTTTACGGATTCACCTGCACCCGAAGTTGTACAattgttaacaattttaaaacaatcgaTTATTTCTGTTAAACAATATTTGGCAACAcgtgaagaaaatattaaacagaAGCAAAAAGGTTTTACTGGATTTTTTAAGAGTCTATTTATTACGCCCAACGATGATAATGGTGATGAATTTTCATTGGAAGAACGTAAAAAAGTTCCTGAATATTTGGAATTAGCGCAGGaatatttgacaaatattttcgat TTACATCAACCACAACAAAATGTTTCAACTTTCACCGAATCAAATatgtcattaaataataatagtgcGTGTACGATTGAAAATGGCGGTGGGaacatttataaacaattaaacacGTTACTAACCCCAGTTAATGTACGTAAACGTACAGCAACAATACGTTATTCTGGTGATCCAGATTTAATGCCAGTTTCGTCGAATGAATGCGGAATATtagttaatatttgtaatacaatatcgaaaaaaattaatgaaact TATGGAGAAATGATTGCCATGGCGTATCATCGACGTGACTTATATGGTACAATTGCAAGACAATTAATTGAACCACCACGATTAATATATTCATATGAGAAAACAATCCATGGTTGTGTTTCACCACGTGTACAAAAATTACTACCACCACGAATAAGTTTACGATATTTCGCTAgtcataaattcatttattgttttattattggaATTATAATTGGTCGAATATTTGGTTAcgatacattttttacaatcaTTTTAGGTAGTATATTAATCGCTgctgtaatatttataaaaggtgTCTTTGAATATGAATTCCGTGGATCTCATTCAGCGACACATCGAAATTTAAGTGcagatttatcattttaa
- the LOC123296209 gene encoding uncharacterized protein LOC123296209, which yields MDEGVKYLSKSLKNSQITTLDLSHNHIGCNGVRYLTQVLRDTQISTLILTANSILDDGVKCLSDSLKDTKINQLNLSKNKTGYDTAQYLNEILIDIKIKSLDLDIHYTEDGDINKCISQRLNGDHIIITLYNNKISVIVAQYLNKILQNKTIAKLTIVSRTRNLEADDARYLVQTLKDTQITKLDMTRSKIGYDAALYLNEMLNDTTIVFFHIDIQYIEDGNVKKYISQRSYCDFKKINITLHNNKIGINGAQYLNKICQNKTIAELTLNDEDLEADDAHYLAQAFKDTVIREFKMYFWHINQFNGVRYLVQVFKDAQIGILNLREKYIGAKCAQCLAEFLREVKVIDLSLSGNSIGDEGMEYLVPVIKNSDIMYIDFSRNNITNQGAKYLSEILRNSKIITIDLRYNSIGPDGIRYLENVLSYSQVMHILILENLRENFNLRLNIITSENYRIRFKIIHNVFKKLVSLNTKSNEFEFTKNPTFNPDDYVFLFKALNENPNSKVHIFDGLVRKDYDMNTMSKINEFIAIMPKKFNAFLENKLLDFIGSFGNYNYVNLVKEFENMKLYDIVQNLLLHRVLYYVDENQEILHPYIYKTLNKYNMPLYNEQLEPSKKETIIAYYQNHHEIDGAQEIVDLLISEPFTTNKPTPNKLVKLTSNMEDKYHKFKNQELKCDNSQI from the exons ATGGATGAAGGGGTAAAATATCTTAGTAAATCTctaaaaaattctcaaattaCTACACTTGATCTTAGTCATAATCACATTGGATGCAATGGTGTTCGATATTTAACTCAAGTTTTAAGAGACACTCAAATTAGCACACTTATACTTACAGCCAACAGTATATTGGATGATGGTGTAAAATGTCTTAGTGATTCTCTAAAAGATACCAAAATTAACCAACTTAATCTGAGTAAAAACAAAACCGGATACGATACAGCACAATACTTAAATGAGATAttgattgatattaaaataaaatctcttGATCTTGATATTCATTACACAGAAGATggtgatattaataaatgtatatctCAAAGATTAAATGGTGACCATATTATAATTactctttataataataaaataagcgTTATTGTTGCtcagtatttaaataaaatccttcaaaataaaacaattgctAAACTTACAATTGTTAGCCGTACTCGAAACTTAGAAGCGGATGATGCTCGATATTTGGTTCAAACTCTTAAAGATACTCAAATTACTAAACTTGATATGACTAGAAGCAAAATTGGATACGATGCagctttatatttaaatgagaTGCTGAATGATACTACAATTGTGTTTTTTCATATTGATATTCAATACATAGAGGATGGCAATGTTAAGAAGTATATATCTCAAAGATCATATtgtgattttaagaaaataaatataacgcttcataataataaaataggcaTTAATGGTGCtcagtatttaaataaaatctgtcaaaataaaacaattgctGAGCTTACACTTAACGATGAAGACTTAGAAGCCGATGATGCACATTATCTAGCTCAAGCTTTCAAAGACACTGTAATCAGAgagtttaaaatgtatttctggcatattaatcaatttaatggTGTTCGATATTTGGTCCAAGTATTTAAAGATGCTCAAATTGGTATATTAAATCTGAGGGAAAAATATATTGGAGCTAAATGTGCTCAATGTTTGGCTGAATTTTTAAGAGAAGTTAAGGTTATAGATCTTAGTCTCTCTGGAAATAGCATTGGAGATGAAGGCATGGAATATTTAGTAccagtaattaaaaatagtgataTTATGTATATTGATTTTTCAAGGAATAATATAACAAATCAAGGAGCGAAATATTTATCtgaaattttacgaaattcgaaaattattacaatagaTTTGCGCTATAATAGTATAGGACCTGACGGTATAAGATATCTAGAGAATGTTTTGTCCTATAGTCAAGTCATGCATATTCTAATTCTTGAAAATTTGAGAGAGAATTTCAATTTAAGACTCAATATTATAACATCAGAAAATTATCGAatcagatttaaaataattcacaatgtatttaaaaaattagtgtCACTGAATACTAAGAGTAATGaatttgaatttactaaaaatccTACATTTAATCCTGATgactatgtttttttattcaaagctTTAAATGAAAATCCAAATTCTAAGGTGCATATTTTCGATGGATTGGTTAGAAAGGATTACGATATGAATACAATGAGCAAGATTAATGAGTTTATAGCAATAATGCCAAAGAAATTTAATGCATTTCTGGAGAATAAATTATTGGATTTCATAGGATCATTTGGCAATTATAATTATGTGAATCTTGTAAaggaatttgaaaatatgaaactttatgatattgttcaaaatttacTGTTACACAGGGTATTATATTATGTAGATGAAAACCAGGAAATTTTACATCCATACATTTATAAAACGttgaataaatacaatatgCCTTTATATAATGAACAACTTGAGCCgagtaaaaaagaaacaataattgcttattatcaaaatcacCACGAAATTGATGGGGCACAGGAAATTGTAGATTTATTAATATCAGAACCCTTTACAACGAACAAGCCTACACCAAATAAACTCGTTAAGTTAACTAGTAATATGGAAGATAAGTaccataaat ttaaaaatcaAGAATTGAAATGCGATAAttcacaaatataa
- the LOC123295537 gene encoding ubiquitin-conjugating enzyme E2 S isoform X2 — MSNVENLSPQIIRRVVKEMQDLASQPPEGIKVNLNDEDVTDIQAFIDGPSGTPYAGGIFKVKLVLGKDFPQGPPKAFFLTKIFHPNVSNNGEICVNTLKKDWKPDLGIKHILLTIKCLLIVPNAESALNGEAGKLLLEHYDDYSQRAKMMTEIHAQGSKCTRNEIEGNDGPSAKKHASDKKISAEKKKLLKDKKRTLKRL, encoded by the exons atGTCAAATGTTGAAAATCTATCACCACAAATAATTCGACGAGTTGTTAAAGAAATGCAAGATTTGGCAAGTCAACCACCAGAAGGTATTAAAGTCAATTTAAATGATGAAGATGTAACTGATATACAAGCGTTTATTGATGGACCCTCGGGTACACCGTACGCTGGTggaatatttaaagtaaaattagtACTTGGTAAAGATTTCCCACAAGGTCCACCGAAAGCATTCtttctaacaaaaatatttcatccgAATGTATCAAATAATGGTGAAATTTGTGTGAATACATTGAAAAAAGATTGGAAACCAGATCTGggaattaaacatattttattg ACAATAAAATGCCTTCTAATAGTGCCAAATGCTGAATCCGCATTGAATGGAGAAGCTGGAAAGTTACTGCTTGAACATTATGATGATTATTCTCAAAGAGCTAAAATGATGACAGAAATTCATGCCCag ggTTCAAAATGTACAAGAAACGAAATCGAAGGAAATGATGGACCCTCAGCCAAAAAACATGctagtgataaaaaaatatctgccgaaaagaaaaaattattaaaagataaaaaaagaacGTTGAAAAGATTATGA
- the LOC123295537 gene encoding ubiquitin-conjugating enzyme E2 S isoform X1 produces MASMSSMSNVENLSPQIIRRVVKEMQDLASQPPEGIKVNLNDEDVTDIQAFIDGPSGTPYAGGIFKVKLVLGKDFPQGPPKAFFLTKIFHPNVSNNGEICVNTLKKDWKPDLGIKHILLTIKCLLIVPNAESALNGEAGKLLLEHYDDYSQRAKMMTEIHAQGSKCTRNEIEGNDGPSAKKHASDKKISAEKKKLLKDKKRTLKRL; encoded by the exons atgGCTTCAATGAGTTCT atGTCAAATGTTGAAAATCTATCACCACAAATAATTCGACGAGTTGTTAAAGAAATGCAAGATTTGGCAAGTCAACCACCAGAAGGTATTAAAGTCAATTTAAATGATGAAGATGTAACTGATATACAAGCGTTTATTGATGGACCCTCGGGTACACCGTACGCTGGTggaatatttaaagtaaaattagtACTTGGTAAAGATTTCCCACAAGGTCCACCGAAAGCATTCtttctaacaaaaatatttcatccgAATGTATCAAATAATGGTGAAATTTGTGTGAATACATTGAAAAAAGATTGGAAACCAGATCTGggaattaaacatattttattg ACAATAAAATGCCTTCTAATAGTGCCAAATGCTGAATCCGCATTGAATGGAGAAGCTGGAAAGTTACTGCTTGAACATTATGATGATTATTCTCAAAGAGCTAAAATGATGACAGAAATTCATGCCCag ggTTCAAAATGTACAAGAAACGAAATCGAAGGAAATGATGGACCCTCAGCCAAAAAACATGctagtgataaaaaaatatctgccgaaaagaaaaaattattaaaagataaaaaaagaacGTTGAAAAGATTATGA
- the LOC123295417 gene encoding ADP-ribosylation factor-like protein 6-interacting protein 1 gives MADTILVEQEKQVKKFKRDFEGWRELILTLNSVLLWEKQWYPAVIGVLNTSIFLIFWIWDPSVLTTISIFMLVANLADCLVPKLISTVYQSNWTGAKEKQFEQICKSLTNVCFEVKGLLWKCRELKSSKPKMYYTCIIAGLIILAWIGNEVNNLLLTYLIFNMVLFAPGALQHGIFDRYGSKISAHLAETINMFKTKFIDCKKEKEN, from the exons ATGGCTGATACAATATTAGTTGAACaa gaaaaacaggtgaaaaaatttaaacgCGACTTTGAAGGATGGcgtgaattaattttaacattaaattcgGTACTATTATGGGAAAAACAATGGTATCCAGCTGTAATTGGTGTTTTAAATACgtcaatttttcttatattttggaTATGGGATCCTTCAGTTTTGACAACCATCTCAATTTTCATGCTTGTTGCAAATCTTGCTGATTGTTTAGTGCCTAAGTTAATTTCAACAGTGTATCAATCGAATTGGACTGGTGCTAAGGAAAAACAATTTGAACAAATTTGTAAATCGTTGACAAATGTCTGTTTTGAAGTGAAAGGTTTGCTTTGGAAATGTCGTGAATTGAAATCATCTAAACCGAAAatg tATTACACATGTATTATCGCTGGGTTGATAATCTTAGCATGGATTGGTAACgaagtaaataatttacttcTAACGTATTTAATATTCAACATGGTACTTTTCGCTCCAGGAGCATTACAACATGGTATTTTTGATCGTTATGGTTCTAAAATTAGTGCTCATTTAGCAGAAACAATTAATatgttcaaaacaaaatttattgattgtaaAAAGGAGAAAGAAAATTAA